In Sardina pilchardus chromosome 8, fSarPil1.1, whole genome shotgun sequence, the genomic window CCTTCGGCTTTCAGATACAAACAAATTTGAAAAGTCCATctttaatgggggggggggacgactcACATATTCACCATACTCCATGTTTTCAAACATGTGGTCGCAGTTGTGAATGATTGCTTGCAGCACATCCTGGTTGTGGTCAACGCAGTGGCGGATCCTTTCCAGGTTGGGCAGGAACTGTGAGAGAagctgctgatggtgctggGGAAGGCACAGGAACTGCCGCTCTGCCCGGTTCACCCGCTCCTGCACATGGACTCTAAAGACGCGCAcgcacaagagaaagagaaagagagagagagagaatgagagagagaataaaagagcaGATACAAAACTAGCAAGGCAAccccaatgttttttttttttaaaaaacaactttcatttgtttacttatttgtttgttttagccTTTGATCTATACACAGTTAATATATATTTCCGAAACCCAAACATTGAACTGTTAGacattcaaaagtttagagGGTCACATTAAGTATATCTGTAAAGATTActggattttaggttcatcctgaaacTTCACCCGATAGCCAAATaaccctgactttttgtgagaaGTGTATTCCTACTATTCTATacttaaatgtttatttatgttataCATTTTCTATTTGATATTTACATTCATTTACTTGGcttgatgcttttatccaaaaggAGTAATACATTGCAAAGAAGACGTGTACATTGGGTGTGTGCTGCCATTGAGGGTGTGAAAGCAAGCACATTTCACTACACCTACTGTAAGCCTTAACTAACCAGTATGTACACCCCCATGAGTAATTCTTGTCCAGGGCAACAATGTGAAGTCTTTAAAGGTGGTCTaatttttttgtgtgcgtgcaacTATAATCGTGGTCATACCTTACATTCCCCTCAGGGTTTATTCATTCAGGTCAACCCAAGCtcatttaatctctctctccaatttTGCTGGAGTCTTTGACGTTTTGTCTATACGCCAAAGAATGGCAAAATGGGAGAAATGATACATATGAAACAGGGAACATGATGTGACTGAAATAAGTCCACTAACAAGAACATATTGCAAAAAAAGTTATGATCTCTCCTACTCTGCGTAGGATTTCAGTAGTGACTCATAGCGACTAGTCACTGAACTGAAAATAGACTGGAATCTACTTGTGCCTACACATCTGTGTGGGTAGATGTATTCAGGACGCACATTTTCCACCTGGACAATATAATGGTAACGTACTTTTGTACTGGACGAGGGGAGGTTTTCATTTTACACTGTAGCCTGCTCCAAAAAAATATTTCGGCAACAGTGAACAACAAAGTCAATGGTCCACCGCAACATAACTCACTGTAATAACACAGCTGCCACATTGTCCATGTGGGAAGAGTATTCTACTTTCGAACAAAATGTTACAACGTCGCTTACTAATGAATCGATATATAACTTTACCAAGACTCTAGCCAGGGCGCGTTAGTCTACCCAAATGCTTTTCAAAAAGGATTTCGCCTGTTCCAGTAGCTGCTATCGTTCTTACTGTCATTTAATAAAGAAACTGGCGTTACGTTGACGCTGTATGACATTAACGTAACAGCTTTATTTTTGCTACATCGCCGCCTACAAAATGACAACGCTGCTCGTTCGCTAGCATGCTAGTTGTGGAAGTCGTTACAGACATCCAAGTGAATAATGTCCAGACAAAGCAAAAACATCCCCAGTTATACTTCGCTGAAGCGTTTGACTATGCCAATTTGACATTTTTAGCCAGCTAATAATTGTGCTAGCTATACTACtcatgttagctagctagctagctacgcATACGTCTGTGTAAGTTACAACAAATACCTGTAATATCTAAATGCATCGATAACTTTCCAAAAGTGTTGTCTTTCGAGTCTTGATTCCTCTTCGGGAGAACATTTTATTCGTTCGCGATAAAAATATCCTTCTTCTTTCATGTTACCCCCTTCCCCCGTGTTTTCAGCCATGGCAGGAAATCAACAACCACAATCACTGGAGTTCTGTGACGTTAGGCATAAGCAATCGAAAAAAAATGCCTTGCGCATGCACGCTGATGGATTTCAGCATAATCGATAAGTTCTTATGTGTTAGTGAGGCCCATTTACACCAAAATCGGCGCATTTTTATCTGTGAGAATTTTTTTTCCATAGagtacagaagtaggctatgGGACTTTTTATTTGAAGTTGGAAACAAAAGTTGCCATTTTATTGAACAAAAGTTTGCATGCAAAATATAAATCATCCTGTTCCATAGGCTAAATCTCTCAATAATATTCAGAATTTCTGAACTCTACCTACTTCACATTACAACCTTATTTTTTTGCTGGGTTAACTACTTTTCCCAAAAACAAGATGCTTCTTGTGTCACGGTTTGAGATCAAAACCATAAATGGACGATCAAATGTGATTGTTTCAGCATGTCTGACAGACAAAGGCATGAAACCCACTCCTGTAGCTGCAGTTGCTGTGGACCCAGTCTCATCTACATCAAGAGTGGCTTTCTGTATGAcctgaaagagatgagagagatccCATTAACCATAGAATGAGGAAATCCAATCAAAAGCTTAAAATACTCATCAAGCAAACCATTAGGCCTATCCTACAGATTCCGGACATAGGGGCAGTACAATTATGCAGGGCAAAACCTGGGTATACTTACCTCAGACACAAGAACAGGGTCATCAGCAATGCCACTAAAGTTGGCACTATAGCTGAAAATGTCTGCCATGCCCATTCCACTCAGGAGGCTTCTGAGGGAATATGATGTTTCAATGGACAACTTTGGGATAGACACCGCGACGTACCTGAAGAAGAAAGGTAAAATAGTCAAACCTGTCTTGGACATCGTCTTTCATGTGAACTAGACATTTTAGACAGGTTTTAAGATACATTTTAGACAGGTTTTGGATACCACCAAAATACAGTTATCTAAATGGCCTGATTGTAAACAAATAACCTAAATAACCTGCTAACTCCAATGTGCGATCTAATTAGAATTACATATAAGATTAAGACTGTTAGGGGTTATTGCAACAGTATACCTTTCCTTCATCCATCTGTGCCATTTGGCCACATGATCTGGGCATACAACATCCTCTAGACCAGTCAGACCATTCTCAGGAAGCAGAAGCATCATAGAAACTGATTTGGTGTAAGGGAGCCGAAGAACAGTGCTGGATAGCTCCTGGTCATGGTACACATCATAGTCAtgcctcttcatcatcatcttcactgGTACACTTGTTGTGTCATTCACCTTAAATAATCCATCTTTGGTCATTTCAGGATCGAAAGGACTCTCCCATTTACCTACAAATTAACaacaaatacatatacataaaaCCATTGATGTAGTAGACAAAAGATAACAAAGAAAAGAAGGATTGTTTCTCCTCAAAGAACAAGATCTATTATCATacctttaaaatatatatagctAACAAGGTACATCACAGTTGCTGGGTCAAGTTGGTCCACCAAGTTGCTAATTTTTCCATTTGTCTTAGTCTTTACATAGTCATTGATCATTTTAGCAGCCTCTGTATTCTTGGTGAAATCTGTTGCAAAGCCCTCAGAGAGATAGAAGGTCTTCAGATCTTCCAAAAATGAGGTTTTTGGCTTGAAGGTGTCACTGACAAACAGTGCGCTTCCAGCATTCAAGTCAATTCCCTTTTGCTCATTGAGATTTTGCAGGATATCACGAAAACCTTCATGCACCCCCTCTTCGGTAATGTCAGAATTGTTGAGTGCCAGCCCATTGAAAAGTGTGTCGTATGTCTCGCCTCGGGCCCCAAGGGTCAATGCCGCTAGTGCAACCGACAAACTTactggagagaaaaagacattACTGTCCTGATACTCAGGCTGAGACACAATCTGCTTATACAGACTGAAGGCAAACATGCTGTTTGGGCGAGCTAGTTCCATAGTAGTACTGTTGCTTTGCCCATGGCCGTGCCCGTGGCCATGCCCATGTCCCCGACCATGTCCATGCCCTCGTCCATGCCCACGTCCACGTCCGCGTTCACCTTGCCCGTGTCCTCGTCCATGCCCATGCCCATGCCCATGTCCATGCCCGTGCCCACGTTCGTCATGCCCCTCTCTGCGCCCGTGTCCATGGTCATTTCCTCCATCTTTATGGCCCCCACAACTGGAGAGTGCCAGCACAGCAATTAGCAGACACAGGACTGCCTTCCCCATGTTTGACCTAGAAAACATTTAAGATGTTCAGAGACTTTGCTGCAAAAcatcagaggcggacatcccgggtccAAAAAGTAAAAGCTACTTACTCCCCTTTGTTCCCTATGGGACATAAGGCTTCAAAAAGTTAAAGCTACTTGCTTACTCCTCTTTGTTCCCTATGGGACATTAGGCTATGTCTACAGTATAGACAGTATGCAAGGACTGCATGATAATCCACAGAAACCTTTTAAAAGCATATTGAATTTTAAAGCATAACATTCAGAGCATATTAACAGCATCATCAGCAGATAACAGCAATTGTATTATTGGTAGTGGATTGGGTTTCAGAGGAAGCATCATACAAATCTGTTTAAATGGAGGatctacatttttattttcctaTGTCAAACTGAATATTTAATATATCAAGTTGCaattatttacttatttttccTGAGTGAATGTCCATTTCTTGTTTTAAAGTATTTAGtatcaaatgaatgaaagtttTATGCCCATAAATACATCAAGTATGTCACCACAATAAGAGTAGTATAGTACAGGAGAGGCCCTGAAAGGAAATCTAAAAAATATTTGCACAAATTGGCCAAAATAAATTGGTCTGAAAATATTGTCATTTTCAATTTTGGCAGAAATCTGATATTGTGCATCCCTAGCTTTTGACAATAACATTGCTCTCTATTGAAGCCACACTATAACAACACTTATTTCTGCAATATTTCAGCTATCACTGAGCAGCATTAGGGAGATTCTTGCAGCACTTACCTTCCAAAAAGGCAACTGGTGCTCCTGAATCCAAAGGATTTTCTGCTAATGCATATATGAACTGGTCCTACGTCTGGTCAGTCATCAACCTTTACACTGTTATCCTCTTTGTACACAGAGCTCACACCAATCATTAACTGTGACATCAATATCAGCATGTGGCATTAGGAACATTCCATTCATGTTCACATGGAACAAAATAGTTCCGCGACGAGAATGAGATGTGTCACGATCAGTGTTTTGATTTGCATCACAACTGTCTTAtatacttgaatttccccttggggatcaataaagtatctatctatctatctatctactgtaacATCAATCTTCACTTTGGAATCAAGAGATTGAGCGTTACCCATGGCGTGACAAAAATCTGGAGTGTGTGTAATTTCAGACATTATTGACATGCTAGCAAAGGCACAAAAAGTTTTGATTTTCATCACAACTCTTACATAGCATCAGTGTTCACTTTGGAATCTGTGCCAACCAGGATAGAAAACCCCAGTGAGCCATCCCCAATGTGATCATTACACTAGTGGTCAATTCAGTAAACCAATGAAGTtacaatcttaaaaaaaaaaaactccaaatATGTTTAAAAGAAGAGAACAGGTAACAGGAAGGCTTATCAATCTTTGTGCAAGTTGTTGAAATCGGACTTTCAGGCTTCCTTCTTATCATGGTGTGTCCATGTGAATGGCCAACATCATCTACACTCTCGATACGTtttccagagccatagaaagagagttgcgacactctttgatgtcgctGCCAcatgatcaaaagttccaaaaaacctgcgctgaatggctgaatcgcaggagggtgggaagTATTTCTGGATGTTGGAGTGtataatcaattaactcattgactactgaccgagagattggctgttaatagttccaaaactcccataacctggaaactggcatgggaaagcgctgccattttttcccacGGTCTCTTATGGGAGTGTCACCCCTCTGAGGTTCTCTAGCAACAAATGCCACTTTAATGCAATTCAGCCACCACTGTTAATCACCATGATGGAATAACTATATGACCTCTGATGGGTTCATTACAATCCTTTATTCAGATTATAGTGTTTTCACAAAAGAGGACATGATGTATTGCATGAGGATTTCTGGTTAAATCACAAATATGCTTTGGACCCTGTTCTTTGGGGGTCCAAAGAATTAGGAataacatagacacacatgtaGTGCAAGAAAAGCATTACATTGGTCAGAAGCCACAGGAGTCTTACATTCAAAATGAGAGTGCAAAGGATCTTCAAAAATGACACAATTCGTTGCAGATTCAGAAACAAAATGCTTCAACAACATTTAAAGTTCACCTGACCATTCTCAAGATAGGCTCTCCCTGCATATGATCCATAGATTAGCCACTGCAGCCAATTTACTCACCTACCCTGCGCTAGAGTAGTCCTGTTTATTCTATAATGTCTGAAACACTGATGTATTTCTTAACATGCAAAAAATGGTGTAATTTTGTACACATTTACAATCTTATTTTTTTGCTGGGTTAACTACTTTTCCCAAAAACAAGATGCTTCTTGTGTCACGGTTTGAGATCAAAACCATAAATGGACGATCAAATGTGATTTTATAAGTTGCAGACATAGGCATAAAACCCACTCCTGtagctgctgttgctgtagACCCAGTCTCATCTACATCAAGAGTGGCTTTCTGTATGACcttgaagagatgagagagatccCGTTAACCAGAATGAGGAAATCCAATCAAAAGCTTCAAATACTCATCAAGCAAACCATTATCCTACAGATTCCGGACATAGGGGCAGTACAATTATGCAGGGCAAAACCTGGGTATAGCCTACTTACCTCAGACACAAGAACAGGGTCATCAGCAATGCCACTAAAGTTGGCACTATAGCTGAAAATGTCTGCCATGCCCATTCCACTCAGGAGGTTTCTGAGGGAATATGATGTTTCAATGGACAACTTTGGGATAGACACCACGACGTACCTGAAGAAGAAAGGTAAAATAGTCAAACCTGTCTTAGACATCGTCTTTCATGTTACAAGAACTTTTAGACAAGTCTTAAGATACCAaccaaaatacagtatatctaaatGGCCTGATTGTAAACAAATAACCTACTAAACTGCTAACTGCAATGTGCGATCTAATTAGAATTACATTTAAGATTAAGACTGTTATTGCAACAATACCTTTCCTTCATCCATCTATGCCATTTGGCCACATGATCTGGGCATACAACATCCTCTAGACCAGTCAGACCTTTGTCAGGAAGCAGAAGCATCATAGAAACTGATTTGGTGTAAGGGAGCCGAAGAACAGTGGTGGATAGCTCATAGTCACGGTACAGATCATACCGATCCATCTTAGTCATCATCTTCACTGGTACTCTTTTTGTGTCATTCACCTTAAATAATCCATCTTTGGTCTTTTCAGGATCGAAAGGAATCTCCCATTTACCtacaaaataacaacaaatacaTGTACATAAATAGAAATTGTTGATGTAGTTAGTAGATGCAACTGTATTGTAGATGTACTATAGATATGAAaggtaaaaaagaaaagaaagattgtTTCCCCTTAAAGAACAAGATCTAATATCATAGGCCTacctttaaaatatatatagctAACAAGGTACATCACAGTTGCTGGGTCAAGTTGGTCCACCAAGTTGCTAATTTTTCCATTTGTCTTAGTCTTTACATAGTCATTGATCATTTTAGCAGCCTCTGTATTCTTGGTGAAATCTGTTGTGAAGCCCTCAGAGAGATAGAAGGTCTTCAGATCTTCCAAAAATGAGGCTTTTGGCTTGAAGGCGTCACTGACGAACAGTGCGCTTCCAGCATTCAAGTCAATTCCCTTTTGCTCATTGAGGTTTTGCAGGATATCACGAAAACCT contains:
- the LOC134088656 gene encoding serine protease inhibitor A3N-like, producing the protein MGEAVLCLLIAVLALSSCGGHKDGGNDHGHGRREGHDEHGHGHGHGHGQSNSTMELARPNSMFAFSLYKQIVSQPEYQDSNVFFSPVSLSVALAALTLGARGETYDALFNGLALNNSDITEEGVHEGFRDILQNLNEQKGIDLNAGSALFVSDAFKPKASFLEDLKTFYLSEGFTTDFTKNTEAAKMINDYVKTKTNGKISNLVDQLDPATVMYLVSYIYFKGKWEIPFDPEKTKDGLFKVNDTKRVPVKMMTKMDRYDLYRDYELSTTVLRLPYTKSVSMMLLLPDKGLTGLEDVVCPDHVAKWHRWMKERYVVVSIPKLSIETSYSLRNLLSGMGMADIFSYSANFSGIADDPVLVSEVIQKATLDVDETGSTATAATGVGFMPMSATYKITFDRPFMVLISNRDTRSILFLGKVVNPAKK
- the LOC134088655 gene encoding alpha-1-antitrypsin-like, encoding MGKAVLCLLIAVLALSSCGGHKDGGNDHGHGRREGHDERGHGHGHGHGHGHGRGHGQGERGRGRGHGRGHGHGRGHGHGHGHGHGQSNSTTMELARPNSMFAFSLYKQIVSQPEYQDSNVFFSPVSLSVALAALTLGARGETYDTLFNGLALNNSDITEEGVHEGFRDILQNLNEQKGIDLNAGSALFVSDTFKPKTSFLEDLKTFYLSEGFATDFTKNTEAAKMINDYVKTKTNGKISNLVDQLDPATVMYLVSYIYFKGKWESPFDPEMTKDGLFKVNDTTSVPVKMMMKRHDYDVYHDQELSSTVLRLPYTKSVSMMLLLPENGLTGLEDVVCPDHVAKWHRWMKERYVAVSIPKLSIETSYSLRSLLSGMGMADIFSYSANFSGIADDPVLVSEVIQKATLDVDETGSTATAATGVGFMPLSVRHAETITFDRPFMVLISNRDTRSILFLGKVVNPAKK